Within Pseudomonas brassicacearum, the genomic segment AGGGTGATTGGAGCTCGGACAGCTCCATCGCCTTCTGCAAGAAGTCATAGGCATGCCCTTGCGACCAACGCATGATCTGGGCGGCCAACAATGAGTCGAGCTTCAGGAAGACTGAAACGCCCTCCTCCACGACCGTCCGCTGCTCGTCCCGGCAACGCAGCAGAAGGGTCATGATGAGGTCCTGCAGCGGCTCTCGCGACTCTGGCTCCGTGATGGCCTCCTCTACTATTTTCCGGACCGTCTCATGAGTACGTGCGAGGTATTGCGCCTCGGTCTCGTCATGCCAACCGAGCACCAAGCCTTCGCCATCGACCAGATTCTCGTTTTGAAGCAGTGGCAACCATTCAATGCGTGGGGGTGCGCCTTCTTCCAGCAAAGAGGCTTCAAGCACCCGAACCGCCAACACCTGGCTGCGCAATTGCCGCAAAAACTGCTCCTGGCCTTCGGTCCAGACGGCAGGCACATGCACCGGATTGACATAGCGCACCAGCCACAGCACCGACAGATCGTAGTCCTGGGCCCAGAGGGCGCAATCCACCAATCCCTGGATGGCGCTCAACGCATCCGCGCCATCCTCCATGCCATGGATCGTTACAACCGGCTCACCCGCCAGCAGGGCAACCAGGCCTTCGCCATCGCTCATGGTCTGCAGCAAGGCGGTCGCCTCGATAGGCGTCATGCCGACGAGCCGGGCCAGATGCGTCAAGCGCCAGAAACTGGAGAGGATCCTCAGGCTGCGCTGCAATTGCGTTCTCAACCCATACGCCCCGGCAATCACCATGGCCAGGAACCGATAGGTCTCGAAATTGATGTCCAGGGCATTGCAGATCTGGTGAACGGTTCGCCCATCGGCCTCGCTTCGCGGCGCAATCGAGAACTCACCATCATCGATCAGCAACGGCTCGTCGTACATCGCATGCCGGTTGTAGACCCGGTCGAATTGTGACAACTGCCCATCTTGGCCGTGTACCGACAACACATCGATGAAAGCCGCGAACTCCTCGGCCTGGCAGTCATAACGGGTACTCAATGCCTTGAACAGCCCCAGGCAACGCAGCGTATTGGAACGGATCCAGAATTCGCCATTGCCAGTACCCCGGTATTCGGCACGCATCGAGGCGACGAGCAAGCGGTCGACTTGATGGCTAGGCAAGCCCAGCATGCGATCCAGCCGGCACTTGCGGTTGATCCGGTCCATGCGATGGCCCATCACTCGTTCCTGATTATCCGTCTCGCCAACGTGATGCAACATGAACGTGCCTTGGGGGATGCCATCTGGGCGCAATTCAATCTCAGGCAACTCCCCGCCATGGATATAAACGGCGCCCGCATCAACACCCGTCTGCGGTGTTCCTGGCTCGCCCAAGGCCGGTGCGTTGACAGAAAGTTCAGGTGTGAAAGCGCCACGCCCCAGCAAAGCGTCGACCCCTCGCTGATCGAGCCGTGTTGACTCGCTGAAAATTCTCAGTTGGCGCAAGCTGAGCAACCCCACCGCCAGGTGGCCAAAATTGTCCCGGTAAAAGTCATAATCCTGCGGTGCCGGATCGATCAACCGGGTTCGCGGGTCTACTCTCATGAACGTGCGGGTCGGATCGGGACGGAGCCTGAAATACGGGGACTCCAGCAACAACGACAAATGCAATGGCCCGATTCCGATGCCCAACTGTTGGGCGACATCGGCCCGTTGCCCCTTGGCCCCCGGATTCTTGAAATAGGGGTAATCCAAATCGACATGGCGGATGACATCGCCCAGCGATCCGTCCTCGATCGCAGTGCGCACCACGTGGGTGATGCTTTCCCAGTCGTGATCGTAAGGCAGGCTGTTGTGATAACGACAAGCGCGCAAGAAGGCCTTGACGTCGATGATGTTTTCCTTGGCCTTGATCTGGGCTTCGAGTACCGAATTGGCAATTTCCAGACGCGACAGGCGTCGGTCGACCGCCATCTCGTTGAGCAACAGCTCGTCCACGTCAGGTCGACGCATTTCCAGAGGCAAAGGTATGACCTCGGGGCCGTTGCCCTCGATGTAATCGCGCACCCATTCGCGCAAAGCCACCAGGTAAGCCGTAGTCGAGGCGCGGTTTTCGATGGCGCCTGCCGGAGCACTGCCCTTGATATCCGGATTGAACAGGTTCATGTAAGTGGGCAAGCCCACCAGCGCCTTCTCGTTGCGCCGGTTGGCCGCCCCCAGAGCGGCTTGCTCACGAAAAAACCGGGCCACGTAAACCGCCAGGGCATTGCCGCGGGCCAACAGCGCCTGAGCCTCATCGCGGCTCAAGCCAAGCGCCCGTAATTGGGCGTGTTTCAACTTGATTAAATCGAAGACACTGGTGTTTTTTGCGAGGTATTGGTTCAAGCCTGAGAGCACAGCCAGGCGTTCCTGGCCCAGTACAGCCCTGGTCAACTGATGAACCGGGAGGTTGTCAGATGCATTCATTTACTTGAGCTCCTGCTACACCGTTGCCCTGCGAACGGCTGGCGCTACTGTCGTTTGATGGATTTAGCGCTGAAAATGAGGCGACATCTACTGTCAGGACTGACAGTTTGCGGGGCCGCCTGTCTGGCTTTTGTCACCCGTTCGGAAAGTAGCCATCGTCAAAAAAGGATCGGATCAGCCTATATCCCGCACAGTGAACTTGAACTGACGCCAATAGGAGCGCGCGCCATCATCCTTGTACGCAAGTGCAGCCATAATAAAGAGCCCCAACGGTAGCGGCCTCGTAACAATGACCCACTGCCCTAGCTCATCAACAACGGTAGTGCCCCACACAATGCTCTCATCCCCACTGGTGGCCAGCTTGATCATGACGCCTGGCATCGCCGTCCCCCTGATCACCGCTTCAGGCGGGACAGACTCATCTTCAGAGGCCGGGCTGGTCACGACGGGCAGGTCAATGACATCGGTCACAGTGAAATTGACGGTCGCCGGCTTCGTCGAGTCTTGCCCATCGAGCTTTTGCACGCAGGAAATTGCGTGCGACCGTACGTCCAATTGCACGTCGCTGCGCATCGACCAGTGCCCTTGGGCATCAACCTGGGTTTCGCCATATTTGCGGTAGAGGTCCTCCTCGGATCTGGAGAAAATGTGAAGCGACGCCCCCGGC encodes:
- a CDS encoding Ig-like domain-containing protein: MNASDNLPVHQLTRAVLGQERLAVLSGLNQYLAKNTSVFDLIKLKHAQLRALGLSRDEAQALLARGNALAVYVARFFREQAALGAANRRNEKALVGLPTYMNLFNPDIKGSAPAGAIENRASTTAYLVALREWVRDYIEGNGPEVIPLPLEMRRPDVDELLLNEMAVDRRLSRLEIANSVLEAQIKAKENIIDVKAFLRACRYHNSLPYDHDWESITHVVRTAIEDGSLGDVIRHVDLDYPYFKNPGAKGQRADVAQQLGIGIGPLHLSLLLESPYFRLRPDPTRTFMRVDPRTRLIDPAPQDYDFYRDNFGHLAVGLLSLRQLRIFSESTRLDQRGVDALLGRGAFTPELSVNAPALGEPGTPQTGVDAGAVYIHGGELPEIELRPDGIPQGTFMLHHVGETDNQERVMGHRMDRINRKCRLDRMLGLPSHQVDRLLVASMRAEYRGTGNGEFWIRSNTLRCLGLFKALSTRYDCQAEEFAAFIDVLSVHGQDGQLSQFDRVYNRHAMYDEPLLIDDGEFSIAPRSEADGRTVHQICNALDINFETYRFLAMVIAGAYGLRTQLQRSLRILSSFWRLTHLARLVGMTPIEATALLQTMSDGEGLVALLAGEPVVTIHGMEDGADALSAIQGLVDCALWAQDYDLSVLWLVRYVNPVHVPAVWTEGQEQFLRQLRSQVLAVRVLEASLLEEGAPPRIEWLPLLQNENLVDGEGLVLGWHDETEAQYLARTHETVRKIVEEAITEPESREPLQDLIMTLLLRCRDEQRTVVEEGVSVFLKLDSLLAAQIMRWSQGHAYDFLQKAMELSELQSPLARRQQEPEPFLKMLAELERRGEIAVRLGLSPQMLDTLLTGEQYQWFSLEGRYEITLQTVYYLALYSRIVSRVREPEEKMLDYLRQVNELPDDMSEDGMRLVRDAAADKLATYLGCGIKHVLECVQHIQAQLGEDDAPVKPMLSNLAQLDVLLRTLELAKKGMDATAAFSMGSLDPLDSDAAFAAAARNALESLTQFNSATGVPDSAEVGQSVTTRCLVDNSRLIANVPEEVAEFECTLLDFYGEPLKGVDVYWATDLGAILTPQTRTDDQGRARAQLQSGGRMGTAHVSFNIPLHEPIYGPSVVIDCDEDTLVVNPRSQWPISGSVPPILAGLRGEQELRVRMYDRYGNPGALRKVEWFTTLGQIRPNESYTDKDGWSRVWISSQQAGSATIKVTKENGEGFDFTYQPEFVDKPRILDNPYAFSVALVGQPLSLRCLVVGLGGEPVEGQEVSWWTSLDPESKTEEPSDGQGISQFTLDSPPAGQLTVFAQLENGPQVELPVWVASTAVIQRHSVDKQHSVQGGKPRLLWVDVTEPVEGSPRPLANYPVQWTLVAESPKGAVLETVSIATDAQGRSGYLFNPQTEGNFSLTARLAFDDEQSHEFKLSVIRAFVWKVDLLLLEDDEEPVPILPGLGELNLFRNARYRLEISADVPETLAGSEGAVGWSSNYTTQALAVTFNPPLATRITFEQDQPLFVEIRTGDVRNGRFQLSLVCDRLTEALVLNGTLSRRP